The proteins below come from a single Gemmatimonadota bacterium genomic window:
- the ftsE gene encoding cell division ATP-binding protein FtsE, whose product MIRFENVVKRYARATALDGVSFQLGKGGFCFLTGHSGAGKSTVLRLLHMAERPTSGEVRVSGYSGSKVRRRDIARLRRKIGYVFQDFRLLQDRTAAENVGFALEVTGARRAEVRTRVARLLSQVGLSTKSGALPSQLSGGEQQRVAIARALANDPLVLLADEPTGNLDERATRGVYDLFSEINTAGTAVVFATHDLELVRRAAFARVLELDHGKIVFDSAERGAA is encoded by the coding sequence ATGATCCGGTTCGAAAACGTAGTCAAGCGGTACGCCCGGGCGACCGCGCTGGACGGCGTGAGCTTCCAGCTCGGCAAGGGCGGCTTCTGCTTCCTGACGGGCCACAGCGGCGCGGGGAAATCCACCGTGCTGCGTCTCCTGCACATGGCCGAGCGGCCCACCTCCGGCGAGGTCCGCGTGAGCGGCTACTCCGGGTCCAAGGTCCGACGCCGCGACATTGCCAGGCTGCGCCGCAAGATCGGCTACGTGTTCCAGGACTTCCGGCTACTCCAGGACCGCACCGCCGCGGAGAACGTGGGCTTCGCGCTGGAGGTCACCGGCGCGCGGCGCGCGGAGGTGAGAACCCGGGTCGCCCGCCTGCTGAGCCAGGTCGGCCTGTCCACGAAGTCGGGGGCGCTGCCCAGCCAGCTGTCCGGAGGCGAGCAACAACGCGTGGCGATCGCGCGCGCTCTCGCAAACGATCCGCTGGTGCTGCTGGCTGATGAGCCGACCGGCAACCTGGACGAGCGCGCCACGCGCGGCGTGTACGATCTCTTCTCCGAGATCAACACCGCGGGGACGGCGGTGGTGTTCGCCACCCACGACCTGGAGCTGGTGCGCCGCGCGGCCTTCGCGCGCGTCCTCGAGCTGGACCACGGCAAGATCGTTTTCGACTCGGCCGAGCGAGGCGCAGCGTGA
- the pdxA gene encoding 4-hydroxythreonine-4-phosphate dehydrogenase PdxA: MGPEVAAAGVREHAGRASFLVFGPAGADVDLGEAEFRQVGAWTPGAGDALAGRLAGDAIRAAVDAALAGQVDALVTAPIDKHALQRGGYAFPGHTELLRHLTASGAVAMMMAAERTRLGGPLRVVLATTHLPLAAVPAAVTRDLLVEQGLLGAAGLRAGWGIAEPRVALCALNPHASDGGLFGTEEADVLAPAVQGLRHAGVDASGPFPADTVFTRALRGEFDAVIAPYHDVGMAAFKTAAFGTGVNVTLGLPFPRTSPDHGTAMDIAGRGVADPTSMNEAIGLAAHLAMRGWG, from the coding sequence ATCGGGCCCGAGGTCGCCGCCGCCGGCGTCCGCGAGCACGCCGGCCGCGCGTCCTTCCTCGTCTTCGGACCCGCCGGCGCGGACGTCGACCTCGGCGAAGCGGAGTTCCGCCAGGTCGGAGCCTGGACCCCCGGCGCGGGCGACGCGCTGGCGGGGCGGCTCGCCGGGGACGCCATCCGCGCGGCGGTGGACGCCGCGCTGGCCGGCCAGGTGGACGCCCTCGTCACCGCTCCCATCGACAAGCACGCGCTGCAGCGCGGCGGGTACGCCTTCCCCGGACACACCGAGTTGCTGCGGCACCTCACCGCCTCCGGGGCGGTCGCCATGATGATGGCCGCCGAGCGAACGCGCCTGGGCGGTCCCCTGAGGGTGGTCCTGGCCACCACCCATTTGCCTCTCGCGGCCGTACCGGCCGCCGTTACCCGAGATCTGCTGGTGGAGCAGGGACTGTTGGGTGCGGCCGGCCTGCGCGCCGGCTGGGGAATCGCCGAGCCGCGCGTGGCGCTGTGCGCGCTCAACCCGCACGCCTCCGACGGCGGCCTGTTCGGCACCGAGGAGGCCGACGTGCTGGCGCCGGCGGTGCAGGGCCTGCGCCACGCCGGCGTGGACGCGTCCGGGCCGTTCCCGGCGGACACGGTCTTCACGCGCGCGCTGCGAGGTGAGTTCGACGCGGTGATCGCGCCGTACCACGACGTCGGCATGGCTGCGTTCAAGACGGCGGCGTTCGGAACGGGCGTAAACGTGACCCTCGGACTGCCCTTCCCGCGCACGTCCCCGGACCACGGGACCGCTATGGACATTGCCGGAAGGGGGGTCGCGGACCCAACTTCCATGAACGAGGCGATCGGCCTCGCGGCCCACTTGGCGATGCGGGGATGGGGGTAG
- a CDS encoding peptidoglycan DD-metalloendopeptidase family protein has translation MRTLAALAIGALLTASAAPATAQVTREIQESRQRLEQIRAERERLQTEMRQLSNQVQSATRRVTNLEGQVDASVAALREMDFQTAALATSSEEISGALTRTRDQLRERKAVLNRRLREIYKRGPMHTVRVLLGAQSFADVLTRYKYLQQIALAEQLLVSEVSSLEGDLVAQERDLGLGLRELERLRSEKIAEVARLERLEGQAQNALRGARRREADTRSRLGELEADERQLAGAIAELERRRLEEERSRVIAGGAPTGGGALDMADLGSLDWPVDGRLAYRFGPERRANGVVLRWNGVGIGAAAGTPVRAVEEGRIVHAGQFEGYGPSVWVSHGAGYYTLYLYLRSMAVGVGDSVTKGQVLGTVGGEGTPEGAHIEFQVRVPVRGGVPEAVDPLTWLRARR, from the coding sequence GTGAGGACGCTCGCCGCGCTGGCGATCGGCGCGCTTCTGACCGCCTCGGCCGCGCCGGCGACCGCGCAGGTCACGCGCGAGATCCAGGAGAGCCGGCAGCGGCTCGAGCAAATCCGCGCCGAGCGGGAACGGCTGCAGACGGAGATGCGGCAGCTCAGCAACCAGGTGCAGAGCGCCACCCGCAGGGTCACCAACCTGGAGGGCCAGGTGGACGCCAGCGTCGCCGCGCTGCGCGAGATGGACTTCCAGACCGCCGCCCTCGCCACGAGCTCAGAGGAGATCTCCGGCGCTCTGACCCGCACCCGCGACCAGTTGCGCGAGCGCAAGGCGGTGCTGAACCGGCGACTGCGCGAGATCTACAAGCGCGGGCCGATGCACACCGTGCGAGTGCTGCTTGGCGCGCAGAGCTTCGCCGACGTCCTGACGCGCTACAAGTACCTCCAGCAGATCGCGCTCGCGGAGCAACTCCTGGTGAGCGAGGTGAGCTCGCTCGAAGGCGACCTCGTGGCGCAGGAACGCGACCTGGGGCTGGGCCTGCGCGAGCTGGAGCGCCTGCGCTCGGAGAAGATCGCCGAGGTGGCGCGCCTGGAGCGCCTCGAGGGCCAGGCGCAGAACGCGTTGCGCGGGGCGAGGCGGCGGGAGGCGGACACGCGGTCCCGGCTCGGGGAGCTGGAAGCCGACGAGCGGCAGCTCGCCGGCGCCATCGCGGAACTGGAGCGGCGCCGGCTCGAGGAGGAGCGCAGCCGCGTGATCGCGGGCGGCGCGCCCACCGGCGGCGGAGCGCTCGACATGGCCGACCTGGGTTCGCTGGACTGGCCGGTCGACGGTCGGCTGGCATACCGCTTCGGGCCGGAACGGCGCGCCAACGGCGTGGTGCTGCGCTGGAACGGCGTGGGCATAGGCGCGGCCGCGGGTACGCCGGTTCGCGCGGTGGAAGAGGGCAGGATAGTGCACGCCGGCCAGTTCGAGGGCTACGGCCCATCGGTGTGGGTCAGCCACGGCGCCGGGTACTACACGCTCTACCTGTATCTGCGATCGATGGCGGTGGGAGTCGGCGACTCGGTGACCAAGGGACAGGTGCTGGGCACGGTTGGCGGTGAGGGAACGCCCGAGGGCGCCCACATCGAGTTCCAGGTACGCGTTCCGGTGCGCGGCGGCGTACCGGAGGCCGTGGACCCGCTCACGTGGCTGCGCGCGCGCCGGTGA
- the moaC gene encoding cyclic pyranopterin monophosphate synthase MoaC has product MFRVSAPESRSPRMIDVGDKDVTQRVAVAEGALRMDAATLGAIVRGEAPKGDPLPVARIAGIQGAKRTPELIPLCHPLPLTGADVELHIDESLPGVRARATVKTRARTGVEMEALAAVTTALLTVYDMAKALDRGMRLEDVRVVRKEGGRSGTWTEEASS; this is encoded by the coding sequence ATTTTCCGGGTGTCTGCTCCCGAGTCCCGCTCTCCCCGCATGATCGACGTAGGCGACAAGGACGTCACGCAACGCGTGGCCGTCGCCGAGGGCGCGCTGCGCATGGACGCGGCGACGCTGGGCGCCATCGTGCGCGGAGAAGCGCCCAAGGGCGATCCGCTTCCGGTCGCGCGCATCGCCGGCATCCAGGGCGCCAAGCGCACCCCGGAGCTGATCCCGCTGTGCCACCCCCTGCCGCTCACGGGCGCCGACGTTGAGCTGCACATAGACGAGTCGCTGCCGGGCGTGCGCGCGCGCGCGACGGTCAAGACTCGCGCCCGCACGGGGGTGGAGATGGAGGCGCTGGCGGCGGTCACCACGGCGCTCCTCACGGTCTACGACATGGCGAAGGCGCTGGACCGCGGCATGCGCCTGGAAGACGTGCGCGTCGTGCGCAAAGAGGGAGGCAGGTCGGGCACCTGGACCGAAGAGGCGTCATCGTGA
- a CDS encoding peptidylprolyl isomerase, protein MRRIVATTAVLAGAVAISACEGVGQALSSHTDVLARAGGHEFTVQEVSRLLIDNPRLPAQPDVVEALANVWIDYTLLAGHVARDSTLESLDLRDVVQPEIDNIVVSRYRDDVVVVDTILTEDELRARFDQDQPGLEVRARHVLLQVTPDATPEVRDSVRTLIADVRSRAAAGDDFGALAEEYSQDPGSATRGGDLGFFPRGQMVRPFEEAAFALQPGDVSDVVETSFGYHVIKVEERREPNYEERKDAFAQSLKTQLVFEAEQAYVDSLLEALEIEVQPEAPDVVRELARDREAELGARRRGRTLVSYRDGRYTVGDLADLLYRVAQAQLAQLAAAGDEEVQGILEQQARNKILIESARRAGHTATQVEQDSVVAAARSMLRAATTGMGLADLQPVEGEDERAMIDRVVFEALVEAAAGRRNVPPLGPLSHFLREGANARIFMQAAEEVIRVTNEGRRENLPELPEGQPVPTQPVPDGEQTEEQGG, encoded by the coding sequence ATGAGGAGAATCGTCGCGACGACCGCGGTGCTGGCCGGAGCGGTCGCGATCTCGGCGTGCGAAGGCGTGGGTCAGGCCCTGTCCTCGCACACCGACGTGCTCGCCCGGGCGGGCGGCCACGAGTTCACGGTCCAGGAGGTGTCGCGCCTGCTGATCGACAATCCGCGCCTGCCAGCGCAGCCGGACGTGGTCGAGGCGCTGGCCAACGTGTGGATCGATTACACGCTGCTGGCCGGCCACGTTGCGCGTGACTCGACGCTGGAGAGCCTGGACCTGCGCGACGTAGTGCAGCCCGAGATCGACAACATCGTGGTGAGCAGGTACCGCGACGACGTGGTCGTGGTGGACACGATCCTCACCGAGGACGAGCTGCGCGCCCGCTTCGACCAGGACCAGCCGGGCCTGGAGGTGCGCGCGAGGCACGTGCTGCTGCAGGTCACGCCGGACGCGACACCCGAAGTGCGAGACAGCGTGCGCACGCTGATCGCGGACGTGCGCAGCCGCGCAGCCGCAGGCGACGACTTCGGCGCTCTGGCCGAGGAATACAGCCAGGACCCCGGCAGCGCGACGCGCGGCGGGGACCTGGGCTTCTTCCCGCGCGGGCAGATGGTGAGGCCGTTCGAGGAGGCCGCCTTTGCGCTCCAGCCGGGCGACGTCAGCGACGTGGTGGAAACCAGCTTCGGCTACCACGTCATCAAGGTAGAGGAGCGACGCGAGCCCAACTACGAGGAGCGCAAGGACGCGTTCGCCCAGTCGCTCAAGACGCAGCTCGTCTTCGAGGCCGAGCAGGCCTACGTGGACAGCCTGCTGGAGGCGCTGGAGATCGAGGTGCAACCGGAGGCTCCCGACGTCGTTCGTGAGTTGGCCAGGGACCGCGAGGCGGAGCTGGGCGCGCGGCGGCGGGGCCGGACGCTCGTCTCCTACCGCGACGGCCGTTACACGGTGGGCGACCTGGCCGATCTCCTCTACAGGGTCGCCCAGGCGCAACTGGCGCAGCTGGCCGCGGCCGGCGACGAGGAGGTCCAGGGCATCCTGGAGCAGCAGGCGCGCAACAAGATCCTGATCGAGTCCGCGCGCCGTGCCGGCCACACCGCCACCCAGGTGGAGCAGGACAGCGTGGTGGCGGCGGCGCGATCGATGCTGCGCGCCGCGACGACCGGGATGGGGCTGGCGGACCTCCAGCCCGTCGAGGGCGAGGACGAGCGGGCCATGATCGACCGGGTCGTGTTCGAGGCGCTGGTCGAGGCGGCCGCCGGTCGCCGCAACGTCCCGCCCCTGGGACCGCTCTCACACTTCCTGAGAGAGGGCGCCAACGCCCGCATCTTCATGCAGGCGGCCGAGGAGGTCATCCGCGTAACGAACGAGGGTCGCCGGGAGAACCTGCCCGAGCTGCCCGAAGGGCAGCCGGTGCCGACGCAGCCGGTCCCCGACGGCGAGCAGACCGAAGAGCAAGGCGGCTGA
- a CDS encoding peptidylprolyl isomerase: MTAPQLPHFPRAAALALATVALLPPARAATQEPDLPAPTQPQAAPQLLDGIAAVVGDSIVLRSYLDEQLVDLARAGQQLPNDPVALAELRGEILRGLVEELVIVQAALQDSVIVPEEEIQGRVDQEIEQVEARYANEGGAPAMQAALQREGLTLAAYRNILAGRLRKRETITAYMREMRQSRGYPPVTDQDVRDLYEEQKERLGQRPATVSFRQVVIAPEPSEEAKEAALEEMRGILDELAEGAEFEALARRHSDDPGSRQLGGDLGWFRRGIMVDEFDRVVFTMRVGQISPIVETPFGFHVIKLEKTKGPERQASHILVTPEITDADRERARARADSVAAALRDGASIEDMIEEYHDEGTGEQSRVGPFPRDLLQQRQPAYAAALETGQVGDVAGPLELPGPPDVKFAVVLLTEVAAAGEFSFDEAEATLRQQLQDQRLYQEVVGELSSRMYVDVRL; this comes from the coding sequence ATGACAGCTCCCCAGCTCCCGCATTTTCCGCGCGCCGCGGCGCTCGCGCTCGCGACCGTGGCGCTGCTGCCACCCGCGAGAGCGGCCACGCAGGAGCCGGACCTACCCGCCCCGACCCAGCCTCAGGCGGCGCCGCAGTTGCTCGACGGCATAGCCGCCGTGGTGGGCGACAGCATCGTCCTGCGCAGCTACCTGGACGAGCAGTTGGTGGACCTGGCGCGCGCCGGGCAGCAACTACCGAACGACCCGGTCGCGCTGGCCGAGCTACGCGGCGAGATCCTGCGGGGATTGGTGGAGGAGCTCGTGATCGTGCAGGCCGCGCTCCAGGACTCGGTCATCGTTCCCGAAGAGGAAATCCAGGGCCGGGTCGATCAGGAGATCGAGCAGGTGGAGGCGCGCTACGCCAATGAAGGCGGCGCACCGGCCATGCAGGCAGCGCTGCAGCGGGAGGGGCTGACCCTGGCCGCGTATCGCAACATCCTTGCCGGCCGCCTGCGCAAGCGCGAGACGATCACCGCCTACATGCGCGAGATGCGGCAGAGTCGCGGCTACCCGCCGGTGACCGATCAGGACGTGCGCGACCTCTACGAAGAGCAGAAGGAGCGGCTGGGGCAGCGCCCGGCCACGGTCAGCTTCCGCCAGGTGGTGATCGCCCCGGAGCCGTCCGAAGAGGCCAAGGAAGCGGCGCTCGAGGAGATGCGCGGCATTCTCGACGAACTCGCCGAGGGCGCGGAGTTCGAGGCGCTCGCCCGGCGCCACTCCGACGACCCCGGCAGCCGCCAGTTGGGCGGCGACCTGGGCTGGTTCAGGCGCGGCATCATGGTCGACGAGTTCGACCGCGTGGTGTTCACCATGCGCGTCGGCCAGATCAGCCCCATCGTCGAGACCCCTTTCGGCTTCCACGTGATCAAGCTCGAGAAGACCAAGGGGCCCGAGCGCCAGGCGAGCCACATACTGGTGACGCCGGAGATCACCGACGCCGATCGCGAGCGCGCGCGGGCGCGGGCCGACTCGGTAGCCGCGGCGCTGCGCGACGGCGCCTCCATCGAGGACATGATCGAGGAGTACCACGACGAGGGTACCGGCGAGCAGTCGCGCGTCGGCCCCTTCCCGCGCGACCTCCTGCAGCAGCGTCAGCCCGCGTACGCCGCGGCGCTGGAAACGGGGCAGGTGGGCGACGTGGCGGGTCCGCTCGAATTGCCGGGTCCGCCCGACGTGAAGTTCGCGGTCGTGTTGCTCACGGAAGTCGCCGCGGCCGGCGAGTTCTCGTTCGATGAGGCCGAGGCCACGCTGCGGCAGCAGCTCCAGGACCAGCGCCTGTATCAAGAGGTGGTGGGGGAGCTGAGCAGTCGCATGTACGTGGACGTCCGGCTCTGA
- the guaB gene encoding IMP dehydrogenase produces the protein MADNRPDERDQGEALTFDDILLVPAHSTVHPTATSVRTRLTRAIELPIPLVSAAMDTVTESGMAIAMAREGGLGIVHKNMSVELQASEVDRVKRSESGMIMDPITLTKGATLAEAATMMTRFSISGVPIIDGDGTLVGILTNRDLQFEATDDRPISEVMTSEGLVTAPVGTSLEEAERILHEHRIEKLPVVDGEGKLRGLITVKDIFKRRQFPNACKDDHGRLRAGAAIGASDADLERAAALVEASVDALVIDTAHGHSDGVLRALEKARERFPDTQIIAGNVGTADGARALVERGVDAVKVGIGPGSICTTRVVTGVGVPQFTAVSEAVRGADAEVPVIADGGIKYSGDIVKALAAGAHAVMMGSLLAGTEESPGESFLLEGRRFKIVRGMGSLSAMEEGSADRYFQDASSPARKFVPEGIEGRVPYKGPMADVVYQLVGGLRSGMGYCGCADIDELRTSARYVRITAGGLRESHPHDVVITREAPNYHG, from the coding sequence ATGGCTGACAATCGACCCGACGAGCGCGATCAGGGCGAGGCGCTCACGTTCGACGACATTCTTCTGGTGCCCGCGCACTCGACCGTGCATCCCACGGCGACCTCGGTGCGCACCCGCCTCACGCGCGCGATCGAGCTGCCGATCCCGCTCGTATCGGCCGCCATGGATACGGTGACCGAGTCCGGCATGGCGATCGCCATGGCGCGGGAGGGTGGGCTGGGCATCGTACACAAGAACATGTCGGTGGAGCTGCAGGCGTCCGAGGTGGACCGCGTCAAGCGCTCCGAGAGCGGCATGATCATGGACCCCATCACGCTGACCAAGGGCGCGACCCTGGCCGAAGCGGCGACCATGATGACGCGCTTCTCCATCAGCGGCGTGCCGATCATCGACGGGGACGGCACGCTCGTCGGCATCCTCACCAACCGTGACCTCCAGTTCGAGGCGACCGACGACCGCCCCATCAGCGAGGTAATGACCTCGGAGGGGCTCGTCACGGCCCCCGTGGGCACGTCGCTGGAGGAGGCAGAGCGGATCCTGCACGAGCACCGCATCGAGAAGCTCCCGGTGGTGGATGGGGAGGGGAAGCTGCGCGGGCTGATCACCGTCAAGGACATCTTCAAGCGCCGCCAATTCCCCAACGCCTGCAAGGACGACCACGGGCGCCTGCGCGCGGGCGCCGCGATCGGCGCCTCCGACGCCGACCTGGAGCGCGCCGCGGCGCTGGTGGAGGCGAGCGTTGACGCGCTCGTGATCGACACCGCGCACGGCCACTCCGACGGCGTCCTGCGGGCGCTCGAGAAGGCGCGCGAGCGTTTCCCGGACACGCAGATCATCGCCGGCAACGTGGGCACGGCAGATGGGGCGCGGGCGCTGGTGGAGCGCGGCGTCGACGCCGTCAAGGTGGGCATCGGCCCCGGCAGCATCTGCACCACGCGCGTCGTGACGGGGGTCGGCGTGCCGCAGTTCACGGCCGTCTCCGAGGCCGTGCGCGGCGCCGACGCGGAGGTGCCCGTCATCGCCGACGGCGGCATCAAGTACTCGGGCGACATAGTGAAGGCGCTGGCGGCCGGCGCCCACGCGGTGATGATGGGGTCGCTGCTCGCGGGCACCGAGGAGAGCCCCGGCGAGAGCTTCCTGCTCGAGGGCCGCCGCTTCAAGATCGTGCGCGGCATGGGCTCGCTTTCCGCCATGGAGGAGGGCTCCGCCGACCGCTACTTCCAGGACGCCTCCAGCCCGGCCCGCAAGTTCGTGCCGGAGGGCATCGAGGGGCGCGTGCCCTACAAGGGTCCCATGGCCGACGTCGTGTATCAGCTCGTCGGCGGCCTGCGCAGCGGCATGGGATACTGCGGCTGCGCCGACATCGACGAGTTGCGCACGAGCGCTCGCTACGTCCGCATCACCGCCGGCGGACTTCGGGAGTCGCACCCGCACGACGTGGTGATCACCCGCGAAGCGCCCAACTACCACGGGTAG
- a CDS encoding lytic transglycosylase domain-containing protein: MSGVPGWPDFVERRARPPARAAPPAPRPSLLRRSSVMVAAVALVGLASLGGGADTATTERAARDRAAEQRAQILREAGAGERAVLEDRITRLDRVITYSARFGVPADLAAEIYDAAVGEGVDPALAFALVRVESSFRRRVVSNRGAVGLTQVLPSTAFWLEPDLERRDLFRERTNLRVGFRYLRSLIERYDGDRRTALLAYNRGPTRVDSLRRHGVDPANGYADAVIRLAVP; the protein is encoded by the coding sequence GTGAGCGGGGTTCCCGGCTGGCCCGACTTCGTGGAGCGCCGGGCCCGCCCGCCCGCGCGCGCCGCGCCGCCGGCCCCGCGACCCTCGTTGCTGCGCCGGAGCTCGGTGATGGTGGCCGCGGTGGCGCTGGTGGGACTCGCCAGCCTCGGCGGGGGAGCCGACACCGCCACCACGGAGCGCGCCGCCCGCGACCGGGCCGCCGAGCAGCGGGCCCAGATACTGCGCGAGGCGGGCGCCGGAGAGCGCGCGGTGCTGGAGGACCGCATCACCCGGCTGGACCGCGTCATCACCTATTCAGCGCGCTTCGGCGTGCCCGCCGACCTCGCAGCCGAGATCTACGACGCGGCGGTGGGTGAGGGCGTCGACCCCGCGCTCGCGTTCGCGCTGGTGCGCGTGGAGAGCAGCTTCAGACGCCGGGTGGTAAGCAATCGCGGAGCGGTGGGCCTGACCCAGGTCCTGCCGAGCACCGCGTTCTGGCTGGAGCCGGACCTGGAGCGGCGCGACCTGTTCCGCGAGCGCACCAACCTGCGCGTCGGTTTCCGCTATCTGCGGTCGCTCATCGAGCGCTACGACGGCGACAGGCGCACCGCGCTGCTGGCTTACAACAGGGGGCCGACCCGGGTCGACTCGCTGCGCAGGCACGGCGTCGATCCGGCCAACGGCTACGCGGACGCGGTCATACGCCTCGCGGTGCCCTAG
- a CDS encoding permease-like cell division protein FtsX, producing MNHALREALAAFRRAPLLTALSAAMIGLSLLVVGLFGVATWNVNRVLDEVESRVEIVAYLRDSASPDQVTELQAALVERPDVDQVFYVTREQALDNARRDMAEFDSIFSSLEVNPLPASLEIRMLARYRDAAGVRAVAAAASEMPIVEDVRFGADWLDKVFLLRKVAGAASVVLGATFGLVAALIIGAAVRISIFARKEEIEIMHLVGAGDAFIRGPFLLEGLFTGVLGGAAALSATYLVFRVLSGRVVHLAWMPAQWVGLGLLAGALLGMLASAFAVRRYLRTT from the coding sequence GTGAATCACGCCCTGCGCGAAGCGCTCGCGGCTTTCCGGCGCGCGCCGCTCCTCACCGCCCTCTCTGCCGCCATGATCGGCCTGTCGCTGCTGGTCGTGGGCCTCTTCGGCGTCGCGACGTGGAACGTCAACCGCGTGCTGGACGAGGTGGAGTCGCGGGTGGAAATCGTTGCCTACCTGCGCGACTCGGCCAGCCCCGATCAGGTCACCGAGCTGCAGGCCGCGCTCGTGGAGCGACCCGACGTGGACCAGGTCTTCTACGTCACGCGCGAGCAGGCGCTCGACAACGCGCGCCGCGACATGGCCGAGTTCGACTCGATCTTTTCCTCGCTGGAGGTCAACCCGCTGCCGGCGTCGCTCGAGATACGGATGTTGGCACGTTATCGGGACGCCGCCGGGGTGCGCGCGGTCGCGGCGGCGGCCAGTGAGATGCCGATCGTGGAGGACGTCCGCTTCGGCGCCGACTGGCTGGACAAGGTCTTTCTGCTGCGCAAGGTGGCGGGCGCCGCCAGCGTGGTTCTCGGGGCGACGTTCGGACTGGTGGCGGCGCTCATCATCGGCGCCGCGGTGCGCATTTCCATCTTCGCCCGCAAGGAGGAGATCGAGATCATGCACCTGGTGGGCGCGGGCGACGCCTTCATCCGCGGCCCGTTCCTGCTGGAGGGGCTGTTCACGGGGGTGCTCGGAGGCGCCGCCGCGCTGAGCGCCACCTACCTGGTGTTCCGCGTCCTGTCGGGCCGCGTAGTGCACCTGGCGTGGATGCCGGCCCAGTGGGTGGGGCTGGGGCTGCTGGCGGGAGCGCTGCTCGGGATGCTGGCCAGCGCGTTCGCCGTGCGGCGCTACCTGCGCACGACGTGA